A genomic segment from Bradyrhizobium sp. ISRA430 encodes:
- a CDS encoding IS110 family transposase: MQKANDLGRSSTVLEQDSTLIAVIEMSLSSWLVAGIVPGLDRHPLKKLGADEDALLQLLHRWREEATKCGHAITRIAGAFEAGRDGFWLARWLRARGVEAFVIHSTSVAVPREHRRAKTDRLDTEHLKRALLGWLRGEPNHCQMAAIPSLDEEDARRPNRERENLVSQQTSIVNRLKACLIRLGIRNFKPTLRYASERLETLRTPEGVPLPPNTVAEMRRDMARLRLVREQIREIEAARLQRLQVSESGAHAMVKLLARIIGVGIETADMLVHEILSRQLRDRRAVARYAGLTGAPDESGKRRREKGLARAGNARVRRGMIQLAWRFLLFQKDSALAQWFRTRAADARGARKTMIVALARKLLIAFWRLTTTGEIPVGIKLRPVA, translated from the coding sequence ATGCAAAAGGCAAACGATCTCGGCCGGTCTTCCACGGTCCTGGAACAAGATAGCACGCTGATCGCAGTCATTGAGATGAGCCTCTCAAGCTGGCTCGTCGCTGGAATCGTTCCCGGGTTGGATCGTCATCCGTTGAAGAAGCTTGGCGCCGACGAAGACGCGCTGCTCCAGTTGCTACACCGCTGGCGCGAGGAGGCGACAAAGTGTGGGCACGCGATCACACGCATAGCGGGCGCCTTTGAGGCGGGGCGCGATGGTTTTTGGCTGGCTCGCTGGCTGCGGGCTCGTGGCGTCGAGGCCTTCGTTATCCACTCAACAAGCGTCGCCGTCCCCCGCGAACACCGGCGGGCTAAAACCGATCGGCTCGACACCGAGCATTTGAAGCGCGCTCTGCTCGGTTGGCTACGCGGCGAGCCGAACCATTGCCAAATGGCAGCAATCCCTAGTCTCGATGAAGAGGACGCCCGGCGTCCGAACCGCGAGCGTGAGAACCTTGTCAGCCAACAAACCAGCATTGTCAATCGATTGAAGGCATGCCTCATTCGCCTGGGTATTCGCAATTTCAAGCCGACGTTGCGTTATGCGTCAGAGCGACTTGAGACGCTGCGCACGCCGGAAGGGGTGCCTCTGCCGCCCAACACTGTCGCCGAGATGCGCCGGGACATGGCACGCCTTCGCCTCGTCAGGGAGCAGATCAGGGAGATCGAGGCGGCTCGATTACAGCGTTTGCAGGTTTCCGAGAGCGGAGCGCACGCGATGGTCAAATTGCTGGCGCGCATCATTGGCGTTGGAATCGAAACAGCGGACATGCTCGTGCATGAGATCCTCTCCCGGCAATTGAGAGATCGCAGAGCAGTCGCGCGTTATGCGGGCCTCACGGGCGCTCCTGATGAAAGCGGCAAGCGAAGACGGGAGAAAGGCCTTGCACGCGCCGGCAATGCTCGGGTACGGCGTGGGATGATCCAACTGGCCTGGCGCTTTCTCCTTTTCCAAAAGGACAGTGCATTAGCCCAATGGTTCCGCACTCGCGCGGCCGACGCGCGCGGCGCGCGCAAGACCATGATCGTGGCGCTGGCGCGTAAATTGCTCATTGCATTCTGGCGCCTGACGACGACAGGCGAAATACCTGTAGGGATCAAGTTGCGCCCGGTAGCATGA
- the tnpB gene encoding IS66 family insertion sequence element accessory protein TnpB (TnpB, as the term is used for proteins encoded by IS66 family insertion elements, is considered an accessory protein, since TnpC, encoded by a neighboring gene, is a DDE family transposase.), with the protein MIALRSDLKVVLAARPVDFRKSVHTLSALVSEALRANPYCGDVFVFRSKRMDRVKLLAWDGSGMVLVTKWLHQGRFTWPPIRDGVVHLSATQLAMLLDGLEWTRVSPKPVKQPTVVG; encoded by the coding sequence GTGATTGCGCTACGGTCAGACCTCAAGGTGGTGCTGGCGGCCCGGCCGGTCGACTTCCGCAAGTCGGTGCACACGCTATCGGCGCTGGTGAGCGAAGCACTGCGCGCGAACCCGTATTGCGGCGATGTCTTTGTATTCCGCAGCAAGCGCATGGACAGAGTGAAGCTTCTGGCGTGGGACGGCAGCGGCATGGTGCTGGTAACGAAGTGGTTGCACCAAGGACGTTTCACCTGGCCGCCGATCCGCGACGGCGTTGTGCATCTCAGTGCGACGCAGCTTGCGATGCTGCTCGACGGGCTCGAGTGGACGCGCGTATCGCCCAAGCCTGTGAAGCAGCCGACCGTTGTCGGCTGA
- a CDS encoding transposase has protein sequence MANAMLDARQEGDSYRRVEVITGQRRRRRWTSEEKARIAAESFEEGANISEVARRNGVSRGLLTVWRRQVAAAVAGKAPNFVPIQIGAESDGGIAGESECISPVQMKPLEIATPPAKVCGVVEIEVNGARIRVEPGVELATLATVLAALRGIR, from the coding sequence ATGGCAAATGCCATGCTTGATGCCAGGCAGGAAGGTGACTCTTATCGTCGCGTCGAGGTGATCACTGGGCAGCGCCGGCGGCGACGATGGACGAGCGAGGAGAAGGCCCGGATCGCGGCGGAGAGCTTTGAGGAGGGTGCGAACATCTCCGAGGTGGCGCGGCGCAACGGCGTTTCCCGCGGACTGCTCACGGTGTGGCGACGCCAGGTTGCGGCGGCGGTGGCCGGCAAAGCCCCGAACTTCGTGCCGATCCAAATTGGTGCCGAGAGCGATGGCGGCATAGCTGGCGAGTCCGAGTGTATTTCACCGGTACAGATGAAGCCCTTGGAGATTGCCACGCCGCCGGCCAAGGTCTGTGGAGTGGTCGAGATCGAGGTGAACGGGGCGCGCATCCGGGTCGAGCCGGGCGTGGAGCTGGCGACGCTTGCGACGGTGCTGGCGGCGCTTCGAGGGATCCGGTGA
- a CDS encoding CapA family protein: MEFHSHDNGKQDDGYDAVASIETNVADGFTMVAIGDLIVTRPLTKYQGASFAAVVKILQNADVTFGNMETNIFDIRSFKGSPQAEYGGAYHVSLPELGPDLKAMGFNILGRANNHALDWGVEGMRETSQALDQNGIVHAGTGENLAQAGAARFLETPRGRVALVSFASSFTPLSRAADPAGEAPGRAGVNPLRLAKTTIVSPEMLESLRRIRNALPGFKPSREDPNRVVLSGMTYKTGDIASYSYEADPRDLASILRNVRQGKQFADFCIVTNHGHQPGNWYQEPPDYEQSLAHRLIDAGADAYVGHGPHQLRGIEIYKSRPIFYGLGNFIIDDLRTPVGADMFAAYGKDPRIDTDAEVTAGEMTRGYETDPGLSDPVFYESIVTVSRFEQNRLAELRLYPIELDRSKRLANRGVPRPAPAPQARGILERLQKLSKPFGTQIAIVDDVGIIIVGRG; this comes from the coding sequence ATGGAATTCCATTCACACGACAACGGAAAGCAGGACGATGGTTATGATGCTGTCGCTTCGATTGAGACGAATGTGGCGGATGGCTTCACAATGGTAGCAATCGGCGACCTCATTGTCACACGGCCGCTGACGAAATATCAGGGAGCAAGCTTCGCCGCCGTTGTCAAAATTCTCCAGAATGCCGATGTCACGTTCGGCAACATGGAAACAAACATCTTCGACATCCGATCGTTCAAGGGAAGTCCGCAGGCTGAGTATGGCGGTGCGTATCACGTGAGCTTACCAGAACTCGGCCCCGATTTGAAAGCGATGGGATTCAACATCCTGGGTCGTGCAAACAACCATGCCCTTGACTGGGGCGTTGAAGGGATGCGCGAGACGAGCCAAGCGCTCGATCAGAACGGGATCGTGCATGCAGGCACTGGCGAAAACCTCGCACAAGCGGGCGCCGCCCGCTTTCTAGAGACGCCACGCGGTCGCGTCGCGCTGGTATCGTTTGCTTCATCTTTCACGCCGCTATCTCGTGCCGCCGATCCAGCTGGAGAGGCACCAGGCAGAGCAGGTGTAAACCCACTTCGTTTGGCGAAAACCACCATTGTTTCGCCGGAGATGCTCGAGAGCTTGAGGCGGATACGCAATGCATTGCCCGGCTTCAAACCCAGCCGCGAGGATCCAAACCGGGTCGTGCTCTCTGGAATGACATACAAAACGGGCGACATCGCCAGCTACAGCTACGAAGCCGATCCGCGCGATCTTGCCAGCATCTTGCGAAACGTTCGTCAGGGCAAGCAGTTCGCCGACTTCTGTATCGTTACGAACCACGGTCACCAGCCCGGGAACTGGTATCAGGAGCCACCTGACTATGAACAGTCGCTTGCACATAGGCTAATTGACGCCGGAGCGGACGCATATGTCGGGCATGGACCGCACCAATTGCGAGGAATCGAGATCTACAAGAGCCGGCCGATCTTTTACGGCTTGGGCAATTTCATCATTGACGACCTCCGGACGCCCGTGGGGGCTGACATGTTTGCTGCTTACGGTAAGGATCCACGAATCGACACAGACGCCGAAGTGACAGCCGGCGAGATGACAAGAGGGTATGAGACGGATCCAGGATTGTCGGACCCAGTCTTTTACGAGAGCATAGTGACGGTCAGTCGTTTTGAGCAGAATCGGCTTGCTGAATTGCGGCTCTACCCGATCGAACTCGACCGCTCCAAGAGGCTTGCCAACCGCGGAGTCCCGCGGCCCGCGCCTGCGCCTCAAGCAAGAGGCATTCTGGAGCGTCTACAGAAGCTCTCGAAACCGTTCGGAACTCAGATCGCCATTGTGGATGATGTTGGAATTATCATTGTGGGGCGGGGATAA
- a CDS encoding IS66 family transposase has protein sequence MAIRPDALPTDPSALTEMVLALDAENEKLRVAMQTLKEMIFGKRSERLAVLVDEQLALELGDLEADARLCAPANDDVAVAKPSGKPRKKARRNIGALPKHLPRCEQVLEPEATACPCCQGQLHKIGEDVSEVLDVIPAILRVLRTIRPKYGCRSCTDGVVQVKALPRLIESGMASTALVSHVVVSKFAWYLPLYRQVQILAGQGVHLDRATLAGWVKRAAWWLKSLYELQLRAIQAAPRLFCDETPMPVLDPGRHRTRICQFWAHAMDDRPWGGPSPPAVAYVFADGRGTEEIAGQLTGFSGILQVDGYAAYKALARGHGGAIQLAFCLAHARRKFVEVYKTTQSPFAREVIERLQAVYALEAEIRGSSAEQRLAARRSRAAPLMEALRARLTAMVDQLFSQSKLTDAINYALNHWDGLTLFLRDGRVEVDSNTVERSIRPIAMGRRNSLFSGSEGGAESWAILASIVNTAKLHELDPQGYLTDVLERIVSGRTKSHQLHELLAWNWKAARQRVAQAAA, from the coding sequence ATGGCGATTCGTCCCGACGCTCTCCCGACCGATCCGTCAGCTCTGACCGAGATGGTGCTCGCGCTTGACGCCGAGAACGAGAAGCTGCGCGTAGCAATGCAGACGCTCAAGGAGATGATCTTCGGGAAGCGCTCGGAGCGGCTTGCGGTGCTCGTCGACGAACAGCTTGCGCTCGAGCTGGGCGATCTTGAGGCCGACGCGAGGCTGTGTGCGCCCGCCAACGACGATGTGGCTGTGGCGAAGCCATCCGGCAAACCGCGCAAGAAGGCGCGCCGCAACATCGGCGCGCTGCCCAAGCACCTGCCGCGCTGTGAGCAGGTGCTGGAGCCGGAGGCGACCGCCTGCCCGTGCTGCCAGGGCCAGCTCCACAAGATCGGCGAGGACGTCAGCGAGGTGCTGGACGTGATCCCGGCGATCCTGCGGGTGCTGCGGACGATCCGTCCCAAATATGGCTGCCGCAGCTGCACCGATGGTGTGGTCCAGGTGAAGGCGTTGCCACGCCTGATCGAGAGCGGCATGGCCTCGACCGCACTCGTGAGCCACGTGGTGGTCTCGAAGTTCGCCTGGTATCTGCCGCTGTACCGACAGGTGCAAATCCTGGCCGGCCAGGGTGTCCATCTCGACCGGGCGACGCTCGCCGGTTGGGTGAAGCGTGCAGCCTGGTGGCTCAAGAGCCTTTATGAGCTCCAGCTGCGCGCGATCCAGGCCGCGCCGCGCCTGTTCTGCGACGAGACGCCGATGCCGGTGCTCGATCCCGGACGACATCGCACCCGCATCTGCCAGTTCTGGGCGCATGCGATGGATGACCGGCCATGGGGCGGCCCCTCGCCGCCGGCGGTCGCCTACGTGTTCGCCGACGGCCGCGGCACGGAGGAGATCGCCGGACAATTGACGGGCTTTTCCGGCATTCTGCAGGTGGACGGATATGCCGCCTACAAGGCGCTCGCCCGCGGTCATGGCGGCGCGATCCAGCTCGCCTTTTGTCTGGCCCATGCCCGGCGCAAATTCGTGGAGGTCTACAAGACGACCCAATCGCCATTCGCTCGCGAGGTGATCGAACGGCTGCAAGCGGTCTATGCGCTCGAGGCGGAGATCCGCGGCAGCAGCGCCGAGCAGCGGCTGGCCGCCCGCCGCTCCAGGGCCGCTCCGTTGATGGAGGCGCTCAGGGCGCGGCTGACCGCCATGGTCGACCAGCTCTTCTCCCAGTCGAAGCTGACGGACGCCATCAACTACGCGCTCAACCACTGGGACGGGTTGACGCTGTTTCTCCGCGACGGCCGCGTCGAGGTCGACAGCAATACAGTCGAGCGTTCCATACGCCCGATTGCCATGGGGAGGCGCAACTCGTTGTTCAGCGGCAGCGAAGGCGGTGCCGAGAGCTGGGCGATCCTGGCGTCGATCGTGAACACGGCAAAGCTCCATGAGCTCGATCCGCAGGGCTATCTGACTGACGTGCTGGAGCGCATCGTCTCCGGACGTACCAAGAGCCATCAGCTCCACGAGCTGCTCGCCTGGAACTGGAAGGCGGCCCGCCAGCGCGTCGCACAAGCTGCCGCATGA
- a CDS encoding MmgE/PrpD family protein, translated as MDVTSTDLTGALARFVSTLDLADVPSDVKADARRLLLDSVGCILAAARTRMAPIVHGLAEFLGDGNAASIAGRKQRASLAGAVYANGRLANCMDLDETFPVGHHFGAGAVVAALALAELRKATGSRFLQALIAGYELGGRVASACGAHIFSKAGSVSHFSVSTVLAAAGVGIQLEAQDEVWARQTLGIAGSNTPLPSMWPGKSMDLPDSKYQDAGWAVLAGLFAARSATLGATGLSAIFDGERSLIKMCGTDCFDRDALVGDLGSRWMLPDITYKPWPTCRWMHQPLTALVAAASKAKIDPQQIESILIGTNVLVSGPRFCNPKPRTWVSRQYSFPHAVAMVLLGIPVGPAWLDDATDDLQYVKELREKVRVEPWDVANDYRSRIVRGQLRNMPARITILMRDGTRLATETDFALGDPWKSDTAYGDEHVIEKFRVVSGLSKARADQVIHAILNIEAQPDVEPIVSVLRDPGEVFGR; from the coding sequence ATGGATGTTACGTCTACCGATCTGACTGGCGCTCTTGCTCGGTTTGTCTCGACTCTCGACTTAGCTGACGTGCCATCTGATGTGAAAGCTGACGCTCGCCGTCTTCTGCTCGATTCGGTCGGTTGCATATTGGCGGCCGCGCGCACGCGGATGGCCCCGATCGTCCACGGACTGGCTGAATTTTTGGGAGATGGCAATGCGGCATCCATCGCGGGCCGCAAACAACGCGCTAGTCTTGCGGGGGCGGTATATGCCAACGGGCGTCTTGCGAACTGTATGGACCTGGATGAGACGTTCCCGGTAGGTCATCACTTCGGCGCAGGCGCGGTCGTTGCCGCGCTGGCGCTAGCGGAGCTACGCAAAGCAACCGGCTCGCGGTTCCTGCAGGCCTTGATTGCGGGATATGAACTGGGTGGGCGCGTCGCAAGTGCGTGCGGGGCGCACATTTTCAGCAAAGCTGGTTCTGTTTCCCATTTCTCTGTGTCGACTGTCCTCGCGGCTGCGGGCGTCGGGATTCAACTAGAAGCTCAGGATGAGGTTTGGGCTCGGCAAACACTTGGCATAGCCGGTTCGAACACTCCGCTACCGAGTATGTGGCCGGGCAAATCAATGGATTTGCCGGATTCCAAATACCAGGATGCGGGTTGGGCCGTGCTTGCCGGCCTATTTGCGGCTCGGTCAGCCACCCTTGGCGCAACTGGCCTTTCTGCTATTTTTGACGGCGAGCGCAGTCTGATCAAAATGTGCGGCACGGATTGTTTCGACCGGGATGCGCTGGTCGGCGACCTTGGTTCTCGATGGATGCTGCCCGATATTACTTACAAGCCATGGCCGACGTGCCGGTGGATGCATCAGCCGCTCACCGCGCTGGTTGCGGCCGCTTCAAAAGCAAAAATCGATCCTCAGCAGATTGAAAGCATCTTGATCGGCACCAATGTGTTGGTATCTGGTCCCCGCTTTTGCAATCCTAAACCGCGCACCTGGGTTTCACGGCAGTACAGCTTTCCTCACGCTGTAGCGATGGTGCTGCTCGGTATTCCTGTGGGGCCCGCATGGTTGGACGATGCGACTGACGATCTCCAATACGTCAAGGAATTGCGAGAAAAGGTTCGGGTCGAACCCTGGGATGTTGCTAACGATTATCGGAGCCGAATCGTGCGAGGGCAATTGCGCAATATGCCCGCTCGCATTACGATTTTGATGCGTGACGGCACGCGACTTGCGACTGAAACGGACTTCGCGCTGGGCGATCCGTGGAAGAGCGACACGGCATACGGTGACGAACACGTCATCGAAAAATTTCGCGTTGTAAGCGGGCTGTCGAAAGCGCGGGCGGACCAAGTGATCCACGCCATACTGAATATCGAAGCACAACCAGACGTCGAACCTATTGTGTCGGTGCTGCGCGACCCTGGAGAAGTTTTCGGCCGGTGA
- a CDS encoding ABC transporter substrate-binding protein, with translation MAISRRKLIKVGASAGAALSIPSALWAQAEPAAARTVRMVIGSGDLRVFDPIFTAAYVTANHGLAIYDTLFSLDSRFMPQPQMVASWAVSDDKKTYTFQLRDGLSWHDGVRVTAADCVASIRRWAEVNPGGQLMMARAKDISKKDDRTFTITLREPLGLLIDILANIATPCLFIMREKDASRPATEQVTANVGSGPFKFNHALAKPGANFTYDRNENYVPRKEPADGLAGGKVVKVDRMIWDNIADQQTAFAALQAGEIDFFGAPPLDQLSTIKSDPNLELQVLNKGGNDWYLRLNFLQKPFDNVKARQAILHLIDQDAFMRTEYPPEYISAVTSIFGTGSVYSNDENTGWHKKGGDPEKAKQLFKEAGYSGEKVVILQPTNISFINNASQLLAASLRKIGVNAELAPSDWGGVVARRPIKAPVEKGGWSIFISSDSDYSLGNPIGNITLAANGDKAWYGWPNNEEYEALREKWADVETLDERKELARKMQRVFWDFVGFVFLGKSVSPIAHRKTLTGVIGMPTLVPMWNMQKA, from the coding sequence ATGGCAATATCTCGACGCAAGCTCATTAAGGTCGGGGCGTCTGCCGGGGCGGCTTTGTCGATTCCTTCAGCCCTATGGGCGCAGGCGGAGCCCGCCGCTGCGCGGACCGTCCGGATGGTGATAGGGAGCGGTGACCTCCGCGTCTTCGATCCGATCTTTACCGCGGCATATGTCACCGCCAATCATGGGTTGGCGATCTACGATACGCTGTTCTCGCTTGATTCCAGATTTATGCCGCAGCCGCAAATGGTGGCCAGCTGGGCCGTTTCCGACGACAAGAAGACCTACACATTTCAGCTCCGGGATGGTCTGAGCTGGCACGACGGCGTCCGTGTCACTGCGGCGGACTGTGTGGCCTCAATCCGTCGATGGGCCGAAGTGAATCCCGGCGGACAGCTGATGATGGCACGGGCCAAAGATATTTCAAAGAAGGACGACAGAACCTTTACGATCACGCTTAGGGAGCCTCTGGGCCTTCTGATTGATATCCTGGCGAATATTGCCACGCCCTGCCTGTTCATCATGCGCGAGAAGGATGCGAGTCGTCCCGCAACAGAGCAGGTCACCGCGAACGTTGGGTCTGGGCCGTTCAAGTTCAATCATGCTCTTGCTAAGCCGGGCGCCAACTTCACTTACGATCGCAACGAAAACTACGTGCCGCGGAAGGAGCCGGCGGACGGATTGGCGGGCGGAAAGGTCGTCAAGGTTGATCGTATGATCTGGGACAATATCGCCGATCAGCAGACTGCTTTCGCTGCTTTACAGGCGGGCGAAATCGACTTTTTTGGAGCGCCGCCACTCGATCAACTCTCGACGATCAAGAGCGATCCCAATCTTGAGCTCCAGGTTCTGAATAAGGGGGGCAACGACTGGTACCTGCGCTTAAATTTCCTACAGAAGCCGTTCGACAATGTGAAGGCACGTCAAGCGATACTGCACTTGATCGATCAGGATGCGTTCATGCGCACCGAGTACCCGCCGGAATACATCAGCGCCGTCACTTCGATATTTGGTACCGGATCGGTCTATTCGAATGATGAAAATACGGGGTGGCATAAAAAGGGCGGCGATCCAGAAAAGGCAAAACAACTTTTCAAGGAAGCCGGATATTCGGGCGAGAAGGTTGTAATTCTTCAGCCTACGAACATATCTTTCATAAACAACGCGTCGCAGCTTCTGGCTGCATCCCTGCGCAAGATCGGAGTGAATGCCGAACTCGCACCAAGCGACTGGGGCGGAGTTGTTGCGCGTCGGCCAATCAAGGCGCCGGTTGAAAAGGGTGGTTGGAGCATCTTCATCTCGAGCGATTCCGATTATTCGCTGGGCAATCCGATAGGCAACATCACCTTGGCAGCGAATGGCGACAAGGCGTGGTACGGGTGGCCGAACAACGAAGAATATGAGGCTCTGCGGGAGAAATGGGCAGATGTCGAAACGCTCGATGAGCGCAAGGAGCTGGCCCGTAAAATGCAACGAGTCTTTTGGGATTTTGTCGGTTTCGTTTTCTTGGGGAAGAGTGTATCGCCAATCGCGCACCGCAAAACGCTCACAGGCGTCATTGGAATGCCGACTCTCGTTCCAATGTGGAACATGCAGAAGGCCTGA